A window from Candidatus Nitrospira neomarina encodes these proteins:
- a CDS encoding acyl-CoA dehydrogenase family protein, which yields MSQLFKGMERIEEARQEVAGESFMAGLFMGNPDFNLLFPPEEPDEEKQIGEEYCQKIEEFLKQHVDPDDIERTAKIPEHVLKGLLDLGAFGMKIPKEYGGLGFSYTNYGRVLMLMASWSNILALTVAVPQSIGIAMPILLFGNEDQKKAFLPRVARKEISAFALTEPDTGSDAANIQTNAVLNALGTHFVVNGEKLWCTNGSLASLITLVARVPAKRIFLDGKTKWVPVSEGKGAEASVHTAFILDMSSPGVKIQQRCQFEGCRGIENAHMTFTDVQIPVENLIGEIGKGLKYALTILNVGRAISIPAVCLGMAKQAWQPTLDRANSRVTFQQPLSRRQTQMRRVGQMAADLFAVEALSWLVWRMADQHAYDIRIEAAIAKIACSEKAINFLKGAQTIFGGMGYEKADSKRVRREPAFGIEQLVRDIEMYRIGEGATDILRPFVAREALNPHLEQARNYLDAKGKSLERIREGMQVAQWYLPRYLDLWKRKPLPSRPALDHPKVRKHLTYVERASRRLARAIFYILAIHQEGIRDDQGRQNRIESVGEDILIIAATALWAERQYSREGDPRVWGLADEVFHAARERIDRMIPEIIHNDDHVTANVGKRAFLGQYPMLNHGIIYRDLFDYIPKGPAGTLKEKGLYEKTNQKDEVFTMLTDSG from the coding sequence ATGTCCCAGCTTTTCAAAGGCATGGAGCGAATAGAAGAAGCGCGCCAGGAAGTGGCCGGAGAGAGTTTTATGGCGGGCCTGTTTATGGGAAATCCGGACTTCAACCTGCTGTTTCCGCCGGAAGAGCCAGATGAAGAAAAGCAAATCGGGGAAGAATATTGCCAGAAAATTGAAGAATTTCTGAAGCAGCATGTGGATCCGGATGATATCGAACGAACCGCTAAAATCCCGGAGCATGTGCTCAAGGGCCTGCTGGACCTTGGGGCATTCGGGATGAAAATACCCAAGGAATACGGCGGGCTGGGATTCTCGTATACGAACTACGGGCGGGTGCTGATGCTGATGGCCAGCTGGAGTAATATCCTGGCACTTACAGTTGCGGTGCCTCAGTCGATCGGGATCGCCATGCCGATTCTTCTGTTCGGAAACGAGGATCAGAAAAAGGCCTTTCTCCCGCGGGTGGCGAGAAAGGAAATCTCGGCTTTTGCGCTCACGGAACCGGACACAGGATCGGATGCGGCCAATATTCAAACAAATGCCGTCCTAAATGCATTGGGCACACATTTTGTGGTCAACGGCGAAAAACTCTGGTGCACCAATGGCTCCCTCGCCAGCCTAATAACACTGGTGGCCCGCGTGCCGGCAAAACGGATATTCCTGGATGGGAAAACCAAATGGGTCCCCGTGAGCGAAGGCAAGGGGGCAGAGGCTTCTGTCCACACGGCGTTCATCCTGGACATGTCCAGCCCGGGGGTGAAGATTCAGCAACGATGTCAATTTGAAGGATGTCGGGGCATTGAAAACGCCCATATGACATTTACCGACGTGCAAATTCCAGTGGAAAACCTCATTGGAGAAATCGGGAAAGGCTTGAAATATGCGTTGACCATTCTGAACGTCGGGCGGGCAATCAGTATTCCGGCTGTGTGTTTGGGGATGGCCAAGCAGGCTTGGCAACCCACGTTGGATCGGGCAAATTCACGCGTGACCTTTCAGCAGCCGCTCAGCCGGCGGCAAACCCAAATGAGGCGCGTAGGCCAGATGGCTGCGGATCTTTTTGCCGTCGAGGCCCTGTCCTGGCTGGTGTGGCGTATGGCCGATCAACATGCGTATGACATTCGTATTGAAGCCGCCATCGCCAAAATTGCGTGCTCAGAAAAGGCGATCAATTTTCTTAAAGGTGCGCAAACAATCTTTGGAGGAATGGGATACGAAAAGGCCGATTCCAAGCGGGTACGGAGAGAGCCGGCCTTCGGGATTGAACAATTGGTTCGGGATATCGAAATGTATCGTATCGGGGAGGGAGCCACGGATATTCTGCGACCCTTTGTGGCCCGTGAAGCCCTGAACCCGCATTTGGAACAAGCCAGGAATTATCTGGATGCAAAAGGCAAATCTCTGGAACGCATCCGTGAAGGGATGCAGGTCGCGCAATGGTATCTTCCCCGATACCTTGATCTGTGGAAACGGAAACCACTCCCTTCCCGTCCAGCGTTAGATCATCCCAAAGTCCGCAAGCACCTTACGTATGTCGAACGGGCAAGCCGCCGTCTGGCCAGAGCCATTTTCTACATTCTGGCGATTCACCAGGAAGGGATTCGTGATGATCAGGGCAGGCAAAATAGAATTGAATCGGTGGGGGAAGATATCTTGATCATTGCGGCCACGGCGTTATGGGCTGAACGGCAGTATAGCCGGGAGGGGGATCCCCGTGTATGGGGCCTGGCCGATGAGGTGTTTCATGCGGCGCGTGAGCGGATTGACCGGATGATTCCGGAAATCATCCACAATGACGATCATGTCACGGCCAACGTCGGAAAACGGGCATTTCTCGGTCAATATCCGATGCTGAATCATGGCATCATTTACCGGGACCTTTTCGACTATATCCCGAAGGGGCCAGCCGGAACTTTGAAGGAGAAAGGATTATATGAAAAAACCAATCAGAAGGATGAGGTTTTCACGATGCTGACCGATTCGGGATAG